One Phaseolus vulgaris cultivar G19833 chromosome 2, P. vulgaris v2.0, whole genome shotgun sequence DNA window includes the following coding sequences:
- the LOC137810588 gene encoding protein NRT1/ PTR FAMILY 4.6-like — MELEAPQVTTWQGYVDWNNKPALRARHGGMLAASFVLVAEILENLAFLANASNLVLYLKQYMHMSPSKSANNVTNFMGTAFLLALLGGFLSDALFTTYRVYLISAVIEFLGLIVLTIQARDPSLKPPKCDRDSRCEEVNGGKAAMLFAGLYLVALGVGGIKGSLPAHGGEQFDETTPSGRKQRSTFFNYFVFCLSCGALIAVTFVVWIEDNKGWQWGFAISTISIFLSIPVFLSGSATYKNKIPSGSPLTTILKVFLAALLNSCTYKNSSSAVVNMSSSPSNQHSNRMESEQETVKANTTTETPTGHLKFLNKAVTNKPRYSSLECTVEQVEDVKVVLKVLPIFACTIILNCCLAQLSTFSVEQAASMNTKLGSLKVPPSSLPVFPVVFIMILAPIYDHIIIPYTRKATKSEMGITHLQRIGFGLVLSIVAMAVAALVEMKRKKVATHSGLLDDPTKPLPITFLWIAFQYLFLGSADLFTLAGLLEYFFSEAPIRMRSLATSLSWASLAMGYYLSSVIVSIVNSVTGNGTQKPWLSGANLNHYHLHKFYWLMCVLSGLNFLHYLYWATRYKYRGTGTAN, encoded by the exons ATG GAACTAGAAGCTCCCCAAGTTACCACATGGCAAGGCTATGTGGACTGGAACAACAAACCTGCCCTCAGAGCACGCCATGGAGGCATGCTTGCAGCCTCCTTTGTTCTGG TGGCTGAGATATTGGAGAATCTGGCGTTTTTGGCGAATGCTAGCAACTTGGTTTTGTACCTGAAGCAGTATATGCACATGTCACCTTCAAAATCTGCTAACAATGTCACCAATTTCATGGGAACTGCTTTCCTTCTTGCTCTCCTTGGTGGTTTCTTATCCGATGCCTTGTTCACTACTTATCGTGTCTACCTGATAAGTGCAGTTATTGAGTTCCTG GGTCTGATTGTTCTGACCATCCAAGCTCGTGATCCTTCATTAAAGCCACCAAAGTGTGACAGAGACAGTCGGTGTGAAGAAGTTAATGGTGGGAAAGCAGCAATGCTGTTTGCTGGCCTCTATCTGGTGGCTTTGGGGGTTGGAGGGATCAAAGGGTCACTGCCAGCACATGGTGGTGAACAATTTGATGAAACCACCCCATCTGGGAGGAAGCAGAGATCAACTTTCTTCAACTACTTTGTCTTCTGCCTATCATGTGGTGCCCTTATTGCAGTTACTTTTGTTGTGTGGATTGAAGACAACAAAGGGTGGCAATGGGGTTTTGCAATTTCTACTATTAGCATTTTTCTATCTATCCCAGTTTTCCTTTCCGGTTCTGCTACTTACAAGAACAAGATACCTTCAGGAAGTCCACTTACAACAATTTTAAAG GTTTTTCTTGCTGCTTTACTGAATAGCTGCACATACAAAAACTCTAGCAGTGCTGTTGTTAATATGTCTTCTAGCCCTTCTAATCAACACTCAAATAGAATGGAATCAGAACAAGAAACTGTAAAGGCAAACACAACAACTGAAACCCCAACAGGGCACCTCAAATTTCTCAACAAAGCAGTTACAAACAAGCCAAGGTATTCATCACTAGAATGCACTGTAGAACAAGTAGAAGATGTAAAGGTAGTGTTGAAAGTACTACCCATATTTGCTTGCACCATCATTCTTAACTGTTGCCTAGCTCAGTTGTCAACATTCTCTGTTGAACAAGCTGCTTCTATGAACACAAAGCTTGGTTCCCTAAAGGTGCCACCATCTTCATTACCAGTTTTCCCAGTTGTGTTCATCATGATCCTTGCACCAATTTATGACCACATTATCATCCCCTACACCAGGAAAGCCACCAAATCAGAAATGGGGATCACTCACCTCCAAAGGATAGGATTTGGATTAGTACTCTCTATAGTTGCCATGGCAGTGGCTGCTCTTGTtgaaatgaaaaggaaaaaggTAGCCACTCACTCAGGCCTACTTGATGATCCAACCAAACCACTACCTATCACATTCTTGTGGATTGCTTTTCAGTACTTATTCCTTGGATCTGCTGATCTTTTCACCTTGGCTGGGTTGTTGGAATATTTCTTCTCAGAAGCACCAATAAGAATGAGATCATTGGCCACATCTCTTTCATGGGCCTCTTTGGCAATGGGGTATTACCTAAGTTCAGTGATTGTATCTATAGTAAACAGCGTCACTGGAAATGGCACCCAGAAACCATGGCTATCTGGTGCCAACTTGAACCACTATCACCTACATAAGTTCTATTGGCTCATGTGTGTGCTAAGTGGTTTGAACTTCCTACATTACCTGTACTGGGCCACTAGATACAAATATAGAGGGACAGGTACTGCTAATTAA
- the LOC137809611 gene encoding aldehyde oxidase GLOX, translating to MAFKIKKLLSFFLLQSMLFEVVMSIEESRSTTGGHWVELQRSIGISAMHMQVMYDNKVLIFDRTDFGPSNISLSHHRCRFNPRDLALKLDCTAHSVLYDLSHNTLRPLTLRTDAWCSSGALVPDGSLLQTGGFNDGYTTLRSFTPCPQHNTCDWREIRNHNLSNSRWYSSNQILPSGKIIIVGGRNSFTYEFVPKNDVPSSSFHYLPFLKLTRDSNRGEENNLYPFLHLLPDGNLFIFANRNSILFDYTTNKVLRNFPIIPGQEKRNYPSTASSVLLPLNLTGLNGTRLPDAEIMICGGAYPGTFSLANTLKIFLEASRTCGRLRVTDSNPVWVMETMPTPRVMPDMILLPTGNVIIVNGAMNGTAGWENAANPVLYPVLYRPGLVGPFPKFQLLAPASTPRMYHSSAVLLPDGRVLVGGSNPHRVYDFRANPYPTELSLDAYYPEYLGIQFDSLRPSIVAVEAVNNTASYGRVFAVNISLWDYRVGGLGVTLVAPSFTTHSFAMNQRLLLLQVLAVQQVATSGYRVVARGPPSQAVAPPGFYMLFVVHAGVPSTAVWVQVK from the coding sequence ATGGCGTTCAAGATCAAGAAGcttctatctttctttcttcttcaaaGCATGTTGTTTGAGGTGGTAATGAGCATTGAAGAGAGTAGAAGCACCACGGGAGGGCACTGGGTGGAGCTGCAGCGCAGCATAGGCATCTCCGCCATGCACATGCAAGTCATGTACGACAACAAGGTCCTAATCTTCGACCGCACCGACTTCGGCCCCTCCAACATCTCCCTCTCCCACCACCGCTGCCGCTTCAACCCCCGGGACCTCGCCCTCAAGCTCGACTGCACCGCCCACTCCGTCCTTTACGACCTCTCCCACAACACCCTCCGCCCCCTCACCCTCCGCACCGATGCCTGGTGCTCCTCCGGGGCCCTCGTCCCCGACGGCTCACTCCTCCAGACTGGCGGCTTCAACGACGGCTACACCACCCTCCGCTCCTTCACCCCCTGCCCCCAACACAACACCTGCGACTGGCGCGAAATCCGCAACCATAACCTCTCGAACAGCCGCTGGTACTCTTCCAACCAAATCCTTCCCTCGGGGAAAATCATCATCGTGGGTGGCCGCAACTCCTTCACCTACGAATTCGTCCCCAAAAACGACGTCCCCTCCTCGTCGTTCCACTACCTCCCCTTCTTGAAACTCACGCGCGACTCCAACCGTGGAGAGGAGAACAATCTTTACCCCTTCTTGCACCTCTTACCAGACGGAAACCTCTTCATCTTCGCCAACCGCAACTCCATTCTCTTCGACTACACCACCAACAAGGTCCTCCGCAACTTCCCCATCATCCCCGGCCAAGAAAAAAGAAACTACCCCAGCACAGCCTCCTCCGTCCTCCTCCCGTTAAACCTAACGGGTCTCAATGGAACGCGTTTGCCCGACGCGGAAATTATGATATGCGGCGGCGCCTACCCCGGCACGTTCAGCTTGGCCAACACATTGAAGATCTTTCTAGAAGCTTCCAGAACGTGCGGGAGGTTGAGGGTGACGGATTCGAACCCTGTGTGGGTCATGGAAACCATGCCCACGCCGAGGGTTATGCCTGACATGATTTTGCTTCCCACTGGGAACGTCATTATCGTGAACGGTGCAATGAATGGGACCGCGGGGTGGGAGAACGCAGCCAACCCGGTATTGTATCCGGTTTTGTATAGACCCGGTTTGGTTGGACCGTTTCCGAAGTTTCAGTTACTGGCGCCGGCGAGTACTCCGAGGATGTATCACTCGTCTGCTGTGCTGCTGCCAGATGGAAGGGTTTTAGTGGGCGGGAGCAACCCGCATAGGGTATATGATTTTCGGGCCAACCCGTACCCGACGGAGTTGAGTTTGGATGCGTATTACCCTGAGTATTTGGGGATCCAGTTTGACTCGTTGCGGCCCTCGATAGTTGCTGTTGAAGCTGTGAACAATACGGCATCCTATGGCAGGGTGTTTGCGGTGAATATTTCGCTCTGGGACTACCGTGTGGGAGGGCTGGGCGTGACGCTGGTGGCTCCGTCGTTTACGACGCACTCGTTCGCGATGAACCAGAGGTTGCTGCTGCTTCAGGTGTTGGCGGTTCAGCAGGTGGCGACGTCCGGGTACAGGGTGGTGGCGCGTGGGCCCCCCTCACAAGCTGTTGCGCCGCCTGGTTTCTACATGCTTTTTGTGGTTCACGCGGGAGTTCCCAGCACCGCGGTTTGGGTTCAGGTGAAGTGA